tctttttctatttttttcttgagGTAAGCCGCATTTAAGGAAGTTACCTAGTAATAAACCTCCATGCCATACCTATAAAAGCAGAGGTAGTTCTCTCTCAGATAAGCACACATCCCTTTTCGGATGTCTGCAAACCTCAGTCTAAGTCGGTTTACTATTTGACACTTGATTAGAACACTTGTTGGGTGATCTAACATATGTTTTGATCTCCTGAAGTCCAATGAAGAAACATGGATTACAGAAAGACAGTGCATGTTCCTCAGGTAAGggctttttccttttttttccccctaaataATAGCTTTATTATGTAAGTGTTTAGTGGAAAAAGTCTGTTTAAGTATAACTATGTTGACATAGAACAGATAATCATTAAactatttattcaaataaatccCAAATGGGTATCTAatctcaaaaacacattttacattgctgtaaataaatgcaatgttGTGCATTTGTTACAAGTAAGTTGTGTTCCCGCTTTCTTTAATGGATTAGTGCATTTGAAATCCCATATTGATTGACAGCTGatgacattaaataaataaataaataaaaataaaaaaaaacatggtctgttgttataaaaaatataaaaagagcAAACACGTCATGTAAACTGGAGTCAACTAATCAATCTGTGATGAACTACAGCATGAAAAAAGTAAACTTCCTCATTTCAACAGTTTGTTGTAAGCGAGTTCATTGTTGCCAAACAATGTTGCATAGAGACTGCATGTGCTTGTCTTAAGAGAAATCACAATTCTTGACTTAAACTCTCATTGCTTCTACAGCTTAGCAACGAAATGCAGCTGAATGTCATGAACTGGGTGAAATCAGGCAAAATGAGTATTGACGAAGCTCTAATTCGGGCTAACAATGGCGTGTTAAACAAGCAGAGGAACTTTGAGCTGGAGGTGCAGTATGAGATATGTTTAAAACTCCTGACCTTTCTGTTAAATGAAGATTTAAAGAtctaaagattttaaaaatgtctttctattgagttttatcttaaaaaatctgaatataggTCAGCAAAATGGGTGTATAAGTTATCCAGAGCAGCTGGACTAAATTAGTGGCATATTTTTCTTAACAACTTTGAAGTGGCTGGTTTGTTTTGGCACTGTTCTTTTTAAGGAAATGATTTGTTGTTTAACCAGTCTTCATGACAAGCCCTAATATTATGAGTGGCTCTCTATGGTGATTGCAATCAGCCCTAGTTGGGTTTTGTAAAGCAACCTTTTGTGATGAGGAAGTATTATTGGCTATTTCTCGAATTCTTTGTTTAACATTATCATTGATATCTCTTGCAGGAAAAACAGTCACAGTACAACTTCAGTGTCCGTAAGTTCAACCGCTACATATGGCAGAAACGGGTGCTGCAGGTGTGTATCTACACGCTGAACTGCTCAAACACATCTGTGATCTCTAGAAACCACATATAACGTTGTGTACACTTTTTTTAACTTCAGATTGATTTCAGCACAAGCCTTTTGTGCAGCATCGAGAAAGGCATTGTGAAACGGCAGCTCTGTTTTTCTGATGTGAAAAACTGCCATGATGGTCCAGGGACCAGGTTCTCCATTTCGTTTAGAGATCGGTCTGACTATGAGCTGGAAGCTGCGTCCTTGGAGGACAAACAGCAGGTGAGAACATGACACGCGACGTGGATTGAATTTTAATTCTGTACCAgatcattaaaggaatagttcacccaaaaatgcaaatgtactcaccctcaggccatccaagatgagtTTGTATATTCACtggatttggagaaatgttgcGTTACATCAGTTGtccaccaatggatcctctgcagtgaatgggtgccatcagaatgcgagtccaaacagctgataaaaatatcacaataaaccaaaagtaatccacaccactccagtccatcaattaacttGTGAAGTGGAAATCCTTtaatccgttttttttttttttttttacttcaaactgttgctttcAGAAAAAGTCTTCTATCTATAATATTCCTTTCTCCAAAGTCGTCTTgtttgaatcaggagagaaatatgcacagatcaagatCAAGAAAGCAATATAATAGACTATCAACACCTATTTTGTCTAAAAGCAATGGTGTAAATTTAAATGgccctgatttttttttgtttgtttcatatgAACACACAGCTTTTAAGTTCACAAtatagactggagtggtgtggattacttgtgaagtttttatcagctgtttgaactctcattctgacggcacccattcactgcagaggatccattggtgagcaagtgatataattCTAcatccaaatctgatgaagaaacaaattcatccaCATCCTGGATGGCCtgggggtcagtacattttcagcaaaaatatttatttaaatgcataacaaatagggctgcacgataaatcgcttGCGATTGTGAGGCACGCTTAAtcagtaaagccggtactttgattagtagtaaagctccatcacgtgcgttcagctggagcggcaattaatacacagagccgtaaatcactgacaagctacgcaaaatcgcactcataatcgcagatgaatcgcattcgattatgagcgcgattttgcgtagcttgtcagtgatttacggctctgtgtattaattgccgctccagctgaatgcacgtgatggagctttactactaatcaaagaaccggcttcattgactaagcgcgcctcacagtcacatgcgatttatcgtgcagccctaataacAAATTTGCTGTCCTTTctaagtcattattattattatgcatttgcATGCTCGTTCAATGTTAAtgcataattattaatttaatcaaactgTGTTTCTGATGGTTATTTCACCTTCAGATCATGGAGCTGGTAAATCAGGTCATCTACAGTAACATATACAGTCCTCTTGAGAATGGGTCTGTGGAAAGGGAAACTTTACAACTGCCTCCAACTCCAAACAACCTCAAAGAGGGTCACCTTTTACTCCAGAGAGGAGGACTGGCGTCATTCAAATGGAAAAAgtatgaacatttatttatttttttatgttttgtctgCATCTTGCAGACCAGCGCTTAGCACTTGTTTTACTAGTTTGACTAGAACATAAGTGACAAACATCTTATCAGTGTCAAATCAGCTTTAGGCCATCTTTGTGAACATCTTAGTGTTTACTCACAAAGAAAGGCATCCCGCTGACTCATACTATACTGATAATCCTAAACATGAGTATTAAATTATAGTATGCTACTTTTCTaaataatattagatttttacaAAGTGCAATCCTTTGAGAAATTCTTAATAAGCTCAGATATGATCTTCAgaccatcttttttttttcttaagaaaaaatgaCAGTCTTCACAGTTATCTGGTTGGCTGAATGGCTGAAGACTCAAGAAAATAACTTCAAAGGCCATCTTTTGCACTGCCTGCAGATTACTGTAATCATCATAATAAGCTATTTTCATCATAACCTGCTTGACAGGTGTTCAGCACTTGGCCTCGCATTTTGTAATgcgttttatattttgaatagtttatttacagccaaaaataaaaacaacaacaacaaaaaaatccctATTTGACTTTTGTAGAGTTGTTACTGAATTTTGTATAATgcataattaaaggagaagtccacttccagaacaaaactttacagacaatgtactcacccccttttcatccaagatgttcatgtctttctttcttcagtcgtaaagaaattatgttttttgaggaaaacatttcaggatatttctccatataatggactgctatggtgccccgagtttgaacttccaaaatgcagtttaaatgcggcttcaaacgatcccaaatgtggttgtaaatgatcccagcctaggaagaagggtcttatctagcgaaatgatcggttattttcataaaagtaatacaatttatatacttttaatgtcaaacactcgtcttgtctcactttGCCTAAACTCtgctttttttctggtttatgaaaattagggtatgtcgaaaaactcccatctcatgttctccctcaacttaaaaatcgtcctatattgctgttttatcttttttgttaagggtgtttgatcttctttgcatgttcactttgcaaagactgggtcagtacttctgcaacaatgtaggatgattttgaaatgatttttgaagttgaggaagaaaatacgattggagttttttgacataccctaactgtcttgagccagaatacacagaattcaggcagagcaagacaagatgagcgtttgagaataaaaagttttacaaccacattttggatcgtttgaagctgcatttaaactacattttggaagttcaaactcggggggcaccatatcagtgcATTATATcgggaaaaatcctgaaacgtttccctcaaaaaaacatatttctttacaactgaagaaagaaagacatgaacatcttggatgacaagggggtaagtacattatctctaaatttttgctcaggaagtggacttctcctttaattaatgACCAATCATTGTTTACATTATTGATCATTGGTGTGTCACTTCAGAAAACATGCACATTCCTAGTAtagtaatatgtattaaattaatctgAATAATCTGAATTAATCTGAAAAAATCTTTGAGGATTTAAGACAAATTTGAGGCTATTTTAATTGTAAGAAGTTattgtcattgtttatttatttatttttgacattcCTAAGTATTTATGGGAGtacaaaataacaacataacAAATAACATCTAAACATTACAGGGATGTGTtttctgaagtaaaaaaaagttcagaagaaataTCAGTAATCCGTAAGGAAGAAttttattcttcatttttttttcgtgAATCCAGCCCCAGAATATCAACAACAACCTTGCGACTACACAAAATACCCTCTAGCAATAATCTTGAACACCCTAGCGACCTCATAGTGATGTGCTAAAACGCCTTAGGGCCAGCAATCTGGCAAACACACAGTACAACTTAGCAGTGTCACAGCAGGTTTTGTGCTGCAAGCACCACgatatttcattttcttttttgcagaATTGTTTTGTTCgtagttaatatatatatatagttaatataaatatatatatatatatatatatatatatatatatatatatatatatatatatatatatatatatatatatatatatatatatatatatacaggggttggacagtgaaactgaaacacctgggtttagaccacaattagtatggtgtttggcctccttttgcagccaatacagcattatttcatcttgggaatgacaaatacaagtcctgcacagtagccagaaggattttgagccattccttttgcagaacagtggccaggtcactatgtgatgttggtgtatgaaaacatttcctgactcactcctccaaaacaccccaaagtggctcaataatattcagatctggtgactgtgcaggccatgggagatgtttaactttactttcatgttcatcaaatcactcttgtcaccagtcttgctgtgtgtattggtgcattataatcctaatacacggcaccaccttcagggtacaatgtttgagctattgggtgcacatagtcaaccttcacactctgctcttattggtggaatgtgcgatcagtaaagactggccaccaggctgcataaatatagccatgaaacctccaacactatattggccagtgtttcagttttcagtttcaGGTTCTATGAATTTAGTTTGGACATTTGGATTTGTGGttaaggttttgagaaaatgagtgatggtttcaaataatgtcttttagcatttcagaaaacttattaatatatatatatatttttttattttatatatgtatatatgtttgattcttaatactgtgttgttacctgaatgatccacagctgtgtttttttgttgttgttgtttagtgatagttgttcacaagtttcttgtttgtcctaaacagttaaactgcccgctgttctttagaaaaatacttcaggtgacacaaattctttggcatgtctgtgtatttgaaccctttccaaaaatgactgtgtgattttgagatccatcttttcacactgaggacaactgaggcactcatatgcaactattacagaaggttcaaacgctcactgatgctccagaaggaaaaacaatgcattaagagctggggaaacttttgaatagaatgaagatgtgtagtctacatttttcttttatctttcttatgtatatatatatattttttttttctttaatactgcccttcagaatctacaaaagatgtttacatgtttcccagaagacaaaataagttaaatttaccctgatcatcaaattccaaaagttttcaccccccgactctgaatgcattgtgtttccttctggagcatcagtgagcttttgaacCGAATGTAATAATTGAGTCCTCAAGGTCCAcattgaccttaactgtatgtGTTTCTTTATTGTGTGTTCTGCACTTGCAGATATGAGGCTCATCTTCAGACTGGTCAGCTGACCTTGTTCCCAGTGGCTCAGCAGTCTGCCAGCGGTGATACAGGCGTTTCTGCTTCCTCCAACGAGTTTGCCTGGAATTTCTCAGACATTTACGCCAGTGTGGATGATGTCAAGTCTGTAAGGGGTGATGGGGCAGCTCTTGTCATCCATCTCTCAGATGGTAATGTCAGGGTGGACACCCCCTGCAACACCGACACCTTCACAATGTACAACGACAAGAATGACTTTGTGTGAGTCGAGTGTGCTTTCAGTGACTGATCTTGACCTTGGTAAATACTAGTCAAGACTAAATTATTGTGAGACCGAAAGTTTCtcaaaaacattctttttttttttttttttttttttttgttctttctttgtCAGGTTCCGAATACCAAAAAGCGACCACATGACCCAAGAGGCCATAACAAATGAGCGAGATGCCTGGGTGAAGGCAATCAAACAGCTATGCATGGACTGGAAACAAAAATCACAACTTGAACACTTCTATGAAGCCCCTGAAAAAGAGCACACTGACGTTACAGAGTCAGAAACTAAGACGCAGAACAACCATGGGCCGATCACACCTCCACCGGTGCCACCTTCAGTGAGGCCACGCTTGGCCAGAGCATCCCAGAATGTTCCTTCACCTTTTCCAACAGCACCAGAGACAGAAACAGTTTTTTTGGAAGCATCCGAAGAAGAACCGAAGCCAATCCCTACAGCACAGAGCAGACCGGTGCGCAAGCCAGACCGAACACCCTTAGCAGCGCCCGTGACCTCACCAGCGGCCACATCACCGGCTCCGTTTGTTTTGCCCCCGCCGTTGCCTGTGCCGTCAGCAGTGCCAGGTCCTGTCCCGCCTGCCCCTTTGCCCCCTCCGATGCCCATGAAATCCAAGCCGCTTTCAGAGAGGACAAAAGCTTTTCACTGGGACCTGGTGGCTCAGGATAAGGTATCAGCTCATGtgttctgttttaaatgtggaaGGGCTCCAGATGTGGCAGATTTTTGGTCAGACATGTGTCATTGAGataatattatagttattatgaatattttaaattaattttatattttctgttttcattttaattttagttcagtttttggtatttattgtattttttttatttttatttgtattatctttattttttaaatgtataaatatttttattacatttttgttttacacaatgTTGTTTTAGTGtattagagatgcttttaaagtttttaggaatattttgaattactaatatatatatatatatatatatatatatatacacagtcttaaatatataaaaacttaatttttaattggcaatatacattgcaaaaaaaaaaatcatttgggcaactttaaaggtgattttctcaatatttaaattttttttgcaccctcaggttccagattgttgtatctcggccaaatattgtcctattatttatttagcttatatatatatatatatatatatatatatttttataagctatatatatatatagatttttatgaatatttaatttatttgtttatgttttcagttttcattgtaattttaacattctagtatattattattttttaaacgtattattatattttgtaggTAACCTTTTAGTATtcgttatgttttttattattattattgtttttaaatatgtctatattttttttttattattttttgctttcaggcagtgtttttttttattagtgtatttGAGATGCCTTTAtagtttttctaaatatttctaaattagtttttatttttgtattttcagttttcattgtgATTTTAAGGTTGTAgaaaatttttgtttgtttttatttatttttttaaacataattgtatatttatttatttttttttaaaatttgcttatgtatttatatgtagttttagttaatatatagatatttttatctagtaaatgaaataaaaatgagaaatgttgctttagcaactagctgaaattgttttttttttagatattttatttcagtcaaatagcaaaaaatagTAGGAGTAGTGTTATTGAAATGCcattttagtataaatgcatttgtacaataacaaaattagtaaattgattgttaatttattatttaagattATGAATTATGAGCATATTAtatttgaagaagtctcttatgcaaaccaaggctgcatttatttaatcaaaaatacagtaaaacagtaatattgtgaaatattacaatggAAACtagcttaaataaaaaagaaggtatgttttattttatttcaaataatgacatttttaaatggttttagttataactgtaataaacttgttttacacaaaaattgGATTTAAAATGCAAACTATCATTTTCGTTCTTGGTGAAAGAAAGCCCCGACTGAGgctcatttttgttaaatgtttgtcTGATGATGTTGTTTTCTTAtaaattcactaaaaagagtAATTCAGCATTGCATAATGCAATCACAGCACGGCTGTTTCATCAGTGAAATAGTTCTTGCCATAGATCTGTTTCCTAATATGTAATCATTTTTACGCCTGCTGATGATCACTTGCATGCAAGGTGATGTCTTGATATGAAACAATATCATAAGAAATAATGAAGGTATTGACTGTTCCCTGCCTTTGCAGATCGAGAAGTCGATGTGGTCTCGCAAGAACCCCAGGAAGACTGAAATTGACACCACGCGCTTGTACGAGCTGTTTGGAGTGAAAGAGACGAGCCGCCTCGGCAGATCAGAGTCCATCAGTACTATGGAAATCATGTTGAATTCAAAGATCGCTCACAATTTCAGTAAgtatttgcacatttttaaagatcttgttttttttagcaactCTGATGTTTTGACCTTTTAGGTCATTAGGCAACATCTTTAAATGAAAACTATC
Above is a window of Labeo rohita strain BAU-BD-2019 chromosome 23, IGBB_LRoh.1.0, whole genome shotgun sequence DNA encoding:
- the LOC127154901 gene encoding uncharacterized protein LOC127154901; translated protein: MDYRKTVHVPQLSNEMQLNVMNWVKSGKMSIDEALIRANNGVLNKQRNFELEEKQSQYNFSVRKFNRYIWQKRVLQIDFSTSLLCSIEKGIVKRQLCFSDVKNCHDGPGTRFSISFRDRSDYELEAASLEDKQQIMELVNQVIYSNIYSPLENGSVERETLQLPPTPNNLKEGHLLLQRGGLASFKWKKYEAHLQTGQLTLFPVAQQSASGDTGVSASSNEFAWNFSDIYASVDDVKSVRGDGAALVIHLSDGNVRVDTPCNTDTFTMYNDKNDFVFRIPKSDHMTQEAITNERDAWVKAIKQLCMDWKQKSQLEHFYEAPEKEHTDVTESETKTQNNHGPITPPPVPPSVRPRLARASQNVPSPFPTAPETETVFLEASEEEPKPIPTAQSRPVRKPDRTPLAAPVTSPAATSPAPFVLPPPLPVPSAVPGPVPPAPLPPPMPMKSKPLSERTKAFHWDLVAQDKIEKSMWSRKNPRKTEIDTTRLYELFGVKETSRLGRSESISTMEIMLNSKIAHNFNIFLKSFPVHPKELKDKLVIINEEDGGLSDEHIASLRRYVPTLDDIEMYKSHKGNSRELHVVDQYMMEMCNIPNLSARLDLLLTMRELPICMEDLTPLIIQKIRMCQQLWACESFVSVLEYLLAVGNYLNQNAGKDRAKGFRLSSLTKLSQLRGNNRKFTLLHALVEQIMLREPRLATFFLELAEFETVPGASVKGLTAEVDVVKNEFQKIVQYRKTYSKSKNEVSQHPKFFKDLKAAIEKHETDLRQLMKRCEEMRKLYTDILIKFGEPLDQDSQEVFGWICQFISDFKKVYSEYAQ